A genomic segment from Halomonas sp. GD1P12 encodes:
- a CDS encoding NCS1 family transporter, translating into MNTSGLTSETSHPPADAAQKAMGAESLAPQQTRIMGRGSYFLAWFGGCVSIGTFAMGSSVVGTLNLLQATLAIAIGCFVIGVALAINGAAGYKYGIPFMVQARSAFGFTGTRIPGLVRAVPAVVWYGFQSWIGAGALNMVSATLFGFDNLVFFFIAFQLLQIALSVTGFQGIKWLENIGSAFILCSLTYMFYATVQRYGDELSASLFTMEGSWGMPFWGATMLFLGIYSTMMLNVSDYSREHEKGTGGGLLTTIYAMSILPCTLFMGLIGYMVSEATGTADPIQVFANAVDNTPLLMTTLLFIAFAQVTTNVLNNVVPPTYVLMDVFKMRFPTASILVGLLAFATFPWKLVQPESAAGLQLFVQTYSAFLGPIFAILVVDYYLIRRRTLDLDKLYDPQGPYKGVNLAAVIAMAVGIVAALMFSAVSWYASLIPAGAVYYLLMARWSACQRFTQ; encoded by the coding sequence ATGAACACGTCTGGTTTGACCTCGGAAACATCCCACCCGCCGGCGGACGCCGCCCAAAAAGCGATGGGCGCCGAGAGCCTGGCGCCGCAACAAACCCGCATCATGGGACGCGGCTCCTACTTTCTGGCCTGGTTCGGTGGCTGCGTGTCGATTGGCACCTTCGCCATGGGGTCGAGCGTGGTGGGCACGCTCAACCTTTTACAGGCCACCCTTGCCATCGCCATCGGCTGCTTCGTCATCGGTGTGGCGCTGGCGATCAACGGCGCGGCCGGCTACAAGTACGGCATTCCCTTCATGGTGCAGGCGCGCTCCGCTTTCGGCTTCACCGGCACGCGCATTCCGGGCCTCGTTCGCGCGGTGCCTGCGGTGGTGTGGTACGGCTTTCAGAGCTGGATCGGCGCGGGGGCGCTGAACATGGTGTCAGCCACGCTGTTCGGCTTCGACAATCTGGTGTTTTTCTTCATCGCTTTCCAGCTTCTGCAGATCGCGCTGTCGGTGACCGGGTTTCAGGGCATCAAGTGGCTCGAGAACATCGGCAGCGCGTTTATCCTGTGCTCGCTGACCTACATGTTCTATGCCACGGTACAGCGCTACGGCGACGAGCTGTCGGCGAGTCTGTTCACCATGGAAGGCTCCTGGGGCATGCCGTTCTGGGGCGCGACGATGCTGTTTCTCGGCATCTACAGCACCATGATGCTCAACGTCAGCGACTATTCGCGCGAGCATGAAAAAGGCACCGGCGGCGGCCTGTTGACCACCATCTACGCCATGTCGATTCTGCCCTGCACGCTGTTCATGGGGCTGATTGGCTACATGGTGTCCGAGGCGACCGGCACCGCCGACCCCATCCAGGTATTCGCCAACGCCGTGGATAACACGCCGCTTCTGATGACCACGCTTTTGTTCATCGCCTTCGCTCAGGTGACCACCAACGTGCTCAACAACGTGGTGCCGCCGACCTACGTGCTGATGGACGTGTTCAAGATGCGCTTTCCGACGGCCTCCATTCTGGTCGGCCTGCTGGCCTTCGCCACCTTTCCCTGGAAGCTGGTGCAGCCGGAATCCGCCGCCGGACTTCAGTTGTTCGTGCAGACCTACTCCGCCTTTCTCGGCCCGATCTTCGCGATTCTGGTGGTGGATTACTATCTGATTCGCCGGCGTACATTGGATCTCGACAAGCTCTACGATCCGCAAGGCCCCTACAAAGGCGTCAACCTGGCCGCGGTGATCGCCATGGCGGTGGGGATCGTCGCCGCACTGATGTTCTCGGCGGTCTCCTGGTACGCGAGCCTGATTCCGGCGGGCGCGGTGTACTACCTGCTCATGGCGCGCTGGTCCGCCTGCCAACGCTTTACGCAATAA
- the puuE gene encoding allantoinase PuuE, giving the protein MSTKEQTASFYPRDLVGYGQKTPHANWPGKAKIAVQFVLNYEEGGENSVLHGDVGSEQFLSEIIGAASYSSRHLSMESIYEYGSRSGVWRILREFERRGLPLTVFGVAMALERHPEVAHAFKELGHEIACHGYRWIHYQEVPEHIERDHLQKAMDIFERLYGEKPEGWYTGRDSPNTRRLVVDEGSFLYDSDYYGDDLPFWSRVTDSQGSDHNHLIVPYTLDTNDMRFASPQGFNTSDHFFSYLRDAFDVLYAEGDEAPKMLSVGMHCRLLGRPGRFRALQRFLDHIEAHDRVWVTRRVDIARHWAEHHPAPAL; this is encoded by the coding sequence ATGTCCACGAAAGAGCAGACCGCCAGTTTCTATCCGCGCGACCTGGTCGGCTACGGGCAAAAGACGCCCCACGCCAACTGGCCTGGCAAGGCAAAAATCGCCGTACAGTTCGTGCTTAACTATGAAGAGGGCGGGGAAAACTCGGTGCTGCATGGCGACGTCGGCTCCGAGCAGTTTCTTTCCGAGATCATCGGGGCAGCGAGCTACAGCTCGCGCCATCTCAGCATGGAGTCGATCTATGAATACGGCTCGCGCTCAGGCGTCTGGCGTATCCTGCGTGAATTCGAGCGTCGCGGTCTGCCGCTGACCGTGTTCGGCGTGGCCATGGCGCTGGAGCGCCACCCGGAAGTGGCCCACGCTTTCAAGGAGCTGGGCCACGAAATTGCCTGCCATGGCTACCGTTGGATCCACTATCAGGAAGTGCCCGAACACATCGAACGCGACCACCTGCAAAAGGCGATGGATATCTTCGAGCGCCTTTATGGCGAGAAGCCCGAGGGCTGGTACACCGGTCGCGACAGCCCCAACACCCGGCGGCTGGTGGTCGACGAAGGAAGCTTTTTGTATGACAGTGACTACTACGGCGACGACCTGCCGTTCTGGAGCCGCGTGACCGACAGCCAGGGCAGCGATCATAACCATCTGATCGTGCCCTATACGCTCGACACCAACGACATGCGCTTCGCCTCGCCGCAGGGCTTCAACACCTCGGATCACTTCTTTAGTTATCTGCGCGACGCCTTCGACGTCCTCTACGCCGAAGGCGACGAAGCGCCTAAAATGCTCTCCGTGGGCATGCACTGCCGCCTGCTGGGACGCCCCGGGCGCTTTCGCGCGCTGCAGCGCTTTCTGGACCACATCGAAGCCCACGACCGCGTCTGGGTGACGCGCCGTGTGGACATCGCCCGCCACTGGGCCGAGCACCACCCGGCGCCGGCACTTTAA
- a CDS encoding aspartate/glutamate racemase family protein, which yields MHIRIINPNTTASMTQAIHRAAEALKSEGTVLSATQPEAGPVSIESHFDEAVSAVGVAEEVLKGEREGGIDAYIVACFGDPGLLAARELTRAPVIGIAEAGFHLATLISTRFSIVTTLGRTGIIAEHLLEQYGFSHHCRRIRAAEIPVLDLEHDPDAAFKRIVAECCRARDEDGIGAIVLGCGGMANLTQAISREVGLPVVEGVSAALKLAESLVGLGLHTSKHGDLDYPRAKTFTGRFSDYSNLELPPGA from the coding sequence GTGCATATACGCATCATCAATCCCAACACGACCGCCTCGATGACCCAAGCCATTCATCGCGCCGCCGAAGCTCTGAAAAGCGAAGGCACCGTGCTGAGCGCCACACAGCCCGAGGCCGGGCCGGTATCGATCGAAAGCCATTTCGACGAGGCGGTGAGCGCCGTGGGCGTGGCCGAGGAGGTGCTCAAGGGCGAGCGCGAAGGCGGGATCGATGCCTATATCGTGGCCTGCTTTGGCGACCCCGGGCTTCTGGCCGCCCGCGAGCTAACCCGCGCGCCGGTGATCGGCATCGCCGAGGCCGGGTTTCACCTGGCGACCCTGATCAGCACGCGCTTTTCGATCGTCACCACGCTGGGGCGCACCGGCATCATCGCCGAGCATCTTTTAGAGCAGTACGGTTTTAGCCACCACTGCCGGCGCATTCGCGCCGCGGAAATTCCGGTGCTCGATCTCGAACACGACCCGGACGCGGCCTTCAAGCGCATCGTGGCCGAGTGCTGCCGAGCTCGCGATGAGGACGGTATCGGCGCCATCGTACTGGGCTGCGGCGGCATGGCGAATTTGACCCAGGCGATCAGCCGCGAGGTGGGCCTTCCGGTCGTCGAAGGCGTCAGCGCCGCACTGAAGCTTGCCGAGTCGCTGGTGGGGCTTGGCCTTCATACCAGCAAGCACGGCGATCTGGACTACCCGCGCGCGAAAACTTTTACCGGCAGGTTCAGCGACTATTCGAACCTCGAGCTGCCGCCAGGCGCTTAG